The Elaeis guineensis isolate ETL-2024a chromosome 3, EG11, whole genome shotgun sequence region GAAAAATTGCCCCATATGTACTTTCCAACTGCACCCGCTTTTGGTGACTCAGGCTTGGTCAAGGAGTTCTGATCTGGAGTCAAGTAGGCTGAAGTAGAAGGCACGTTTGCAAGTGTTTTCTGTTCTCACTTGACTCAACGTAACCCTGACTTGACCAGCCCACCCTATTGCCTCCTCATAGGAACAAAGGTAGGCATGGAAGCTGATTCTTATAACAAGCTTACAGAAAGTAATTGCCTTATAAATAACATAGGCACATATAACATCATGCAATGACTTAACATAACTTATTGAGAAGTAAAAAGTACAATAATTATTTCAATCATTTTAATGCCTATGAAATAATGTGCAATGTTTATTGTAATAGTTACAGCAAAGCATTCTCACTGAAGCTTGGACTTAAAAATATAAAGTAATTCTCACTGAAATCTGTAAGCAGTAAAAAGTAATTCACTAGCATGCAAACAAGAGATTCAATTGTAGAGTGCAGTTTCAAGAATATCAATGATATTATAGTAGTCATATTATAGAAACATACAGAGATGTTTGAAGTAACAAGACGCGAATACGAAAAATTATTTAAACCAAAATCAGAATATAATACTGGTACCTGGCACTGCATTTATGAAATGTCACAGAAAATGGTTATTAGGAAATTAGATAATAGGAAGCATGGTAACAACCAGAAATCACATTTAGGTAACAAAAGCACATTAGAAAGTACATAGAAAAAAGAATCCACGCTATGAAAAATATTGAGGCACACTAGAAATAATAAGTGTCTTATCAAAGTATCATGGGGAATTATAGATTATAACTAGGCAGAGAAATTTGCAAAAAGAATTGTACCTGTTGACATCAGGAAGAGATGATCGCAGGTTGACCAAATGTGCCATAAGTTCCTTGGCTGCACCAGCATCAACACTCTGCGCAAAACAATATGAACCAGTTAGAAGAGTATTGCCTAAATACCGAACTAGCAAGCCTATGAGGAAGATGAACAGTGACAATAGTCGTCTACAGATATCTTTTGATGGTACATATGAGCAACCATTTTCACCAACCTCATAGTCATATCGAGTATAATAGTGACGACCATAAGTGGTCCAATGCTGAGGAACTATATCTTCAACTGTGACCAGCTTTCCCCCATCAAGGTTGTCCTTGTTTCTGAAAGCAAGAATAGAAAAACAAGCTAAAACTGTCCATATTCCATCCTTTTCACGAATATGATCGGAACCTGTAACAATGTCCAATAAAGTATATGTGAACCTATTGCAGACTTATTCTTGCCCATAATGATTTGTTCAAATTTCAGAACTAAGAGATGATAAAGTGAACTTACTGCAAAAAACTGATCAATTATTATCCAAATTCAGTTTTCAAATTGATCATTCCTAATTCAATGCAAATGTGTGTGAATATGTATATACATTGAAGGCATGATGTCCTTGCAAAACAACTGCAGGTGTTACGAACATGTTTGCACACACAGATAAAGCAAACAACACATGCATGCGTTTATTTACCTATATAaatgttaaaaataaataaatttaattgtgCATTGGATCAAGAGATGCCGATCAAAGAAACCTTTTGTATTCCCAAGAGATCTTGTTTCAAGAGAAGGTATTGAAATTAGTAAACTAAATTAATATTATCTTGTTATTAGCAATAACTTTTAGTGTTTTCTATGAAATGCACTTAGAATTCTTCTCCATGTATAAAATCAAAGTGTCATTCATAAATATAACTCTTGATATTTTGTGTAGAAGATAATTGAAGGGTTGTAAAATCATCTATATAAAGGGATGTATTTGAGTCACTTTGGGTTACAAGAGTTGGAAGAATATCAAACAAAGCTAAAGTTCTTTTCTTGCAAAGAGCTCTATCCTCTTCATTCCTTAGTGAAAAATACTACAATATTCCTCTCTTCCTCTATCCACCAtaacaaaatggtatcagagctatagcTAATATAGGGGGACTTTTATAATTTTCTCTTCCTCATCTTACCAACACCAACTATGAGAGTTGGAAGAATATCAAACAAAGCTAAAGTTTTCTTCTTGCAAAGAGCTCTATCCTCTTCATTCCTTAGTGAGAAATACTACAATACTCCTCTCTTCCTCTATCCACCATAACAAAGTGCTCATGTCGGTGTGGATGAGTTGAAGTGGTGTTTTTGCTTTATTGTAAGACTCTTTTGGAAAGCTCCTCTTAGGGTGTTTGCCAAAAATACACCCTCACATATATTATTAGGGGCATCAATATAGGGCAGTCCATTCACCATTTTCTTTCTTGAAAGAAGTTTTAGAGTACCGAAGTTTATATGTTCGAACCGCAAATGCCAAAGCCAAAAAACATCCTTCATACATCACTTAGATATTTAGCAATAACATGATTTATATTTAACATAAACATGCAGTTATTTGACATAGGAATATGAGCAATCAATTTGTTTTGTTTCCTTAGATAGAAGCTTTCTTCCTTCAGTTGCATATCAaatcctctctccaagagttgcccAACACTaagaatattgatttttataTCAGGCACATAATAGACATTGAAAATAAACTGTTGGCTTCCATTTTTGAGTTGAATAAGTATCTTACCAATGTTCTTCACCTTTATCTTAGAAGCATTTCCAAATGAAACATGGCCATTCACCGATTCATCAAgctccatgaaaatttttttatatctgGACATGTGGTTACTTGCACCGGAGTCCAAgtaccacatattttgattggtaGCATTTCCTCCTTTTCGTGCTAGTAGAAGCATGTCATCTTCATCATCTTCTTTTTTGGCATAATTTGTTTCTCATGAACTTGATTAGATTAATTAGAGTAGTACTCAAAAGAGTAATGCCCAAACTTGTTGCAATTGTAACATTAAACTTGACCCTTGTCATACCTTCGGCCTCTACCTCTTTGTCCTCTTCCTTCATGATTTTGGTTGCCTTCCTCAATATTGTTGTGGTCGCCATGGCCTCTACCACGACCATAGGCTCCACCTTGGCCTCTACCACGACCACGTCCTCGACCACGGCCGTAACTTCTTTGGCTACTTTCGTCTCTTGACTCATTCTTCTTGTCATTGACGGAGAGCTTGCTTTGTAGAACTTGCTCCAATGGCTCTTGTCTTCTCTTTAGTATTCTTTGCTCATGGACTTGAAGCGAACCCATAAGCTCATCCACCATCATAGTGTCCAAGTCCTTAGACTCTTCAATGGCCACCACAATATAATCAAATTTGTGATCCAAGGATCATAGGATTTTCTCCATGACCCGATTGTCATCAAGTGTCTCACTATTTATCCTCAATTGGTTTACAATGGTCAAGACACTTGTAAAGAAATCCGAGATGGATTCGGACTCTTTCATTTGTAGGGCTTCAAATTCACCTCTAAGAGTTTGAAGGCGAATTTTGTTTACTTTCTCAATTCCTTTATATGCATTTTGAAAAATCTCCCTTACTTTTTTAGAGGTGGTGGCTGCCGCAATCTTCTCAAAAGCCGACTCATCTACGGCTTGATAGATGAAATAGAGAGCCTTCTTATCTTTCTTCCTTTTGCCCCGCAGGACCTCTTGTTGTTGCACTATAAGAGTATCCCCTTCTTCAGCTTCTTCATAGCCTCTTTCAACTATGTCCCAAATATCTTGAGATCTATGCAATGCCTTCATATGGATACTCCAATTCTCATGGATGTCAAAGAAGCAATCGATTGTTACTTTCTCAACTTGTgaagtcgaatacattgcagcatctTTATGTGTTAGTCATGCAATATGGCTAAGAAACTTGCtaaaagaaattaattttgatcaaaatgaAGCTATACAAATTTATATTGATAGCAAGTCGGCAATTGCTTTAGAAAAAAATCTGATCTATCATCAAAGGAGCAAACATATAGATATTCGCTTTCATTCAATCCGGGAGTATGTGAAGAACAAAGATGTGGAGCTTATTTATGTAAAGACTCATGATCAAGTTatggatatttttactaaaccacTTGGAGTTGATCTCTTCAACAAATTCAAAGGTCTACTTGGCATGGAGGATGGAAGACAATTAAGTTTAAAGGGGGgtgttgaaaataaataaatttaattgtgCATTGGATCAAAAAATGCTGGTCAAAGAAATCTTTTATGTTCCCAACAGACCTTGTTTCAAGAGAAGATATTGGAATTAGTAAACTAAATTAATATTATCTTGTTATTAGCAATGACTCTTAGTGTTTTCTATGAAATACACTTAAAATTTCTCTCCACGTATAAAACCAAAGTGTTATTCATAAATATGACTCTTGGTATTTTGTGTAGAGGATAGTTGAAGGGTTGTAAAATCATCTATATAAAGGGATATACTTGAGTCACTTTGAGTTATGAGAGTTGGAAGAATATCAAACAAAGCTAAAGTTCTCTTCTTGCAAAGAGCTCTATCCTCTTCATTCCTTAGTGAGAAATACTACAATACTCCTCTCTTCTTCTATCCACCATAACAATAAGTACTTACATGCATGCATATTATACATGCATGtgaaattatatatgtatatgtataggtatgcatttacttatatatatatgtatatatggcaTACATATAAatgtgtgtacatatacatgATTGCACAATTATTTTTTGCTCCTTGTTTGAATTTTTTCCTAATAATTGATAACAATTATGCATATGAATACCATAAGTTTtttgctttttctctgatttgaTTTAGTAATTAATGTATTATGGAGGTAAACAAGGTATCATGGAACCATTATCACAATGAGTCTTGAATATATTAGGGGAACAAGAAAAAAACTCTTTGCCTCAACACTCTCTCTTGGTAGACCACCACTCTCCTTCGTTCTATCCAAAAATGCCTCAAATTTGTAGCATTATCCATGGAATGAACCAAGTTTCCAGAAGCTGGAGTGCATGCGGGTGGGGAAAAGTTTTTAGAGTGGACAGCACCCTAAGTAGATTTCTCCTAGTACTAAGATCTCACATCTCAATCAAGCTTTTTCCCCACCTCAGTCACAACTATAACGATCACTTGATTTCCTTGTCTATTTAACACTTCCCTTCCCCAGAAATGTGCCATGATTTGACGGAAGAGCAACAAGAAATAGAATGGAAAAAAACTATAAGATGGTTTGGAGAAGGAAGAAGGATGGGGAAAGTATGATGGATGATCAATTGTACAAGGTGAAGGTGTTGCCGATGGCAAACAAGATAAGTGGTAGAACCGTAGAAGTGTTGGTGAGGAACGCAAGCATGACATAGGCAAATGGCTATAAACAGCATTGTTCAAGTGAGGATGCTACAAGAATAACAAATAATAAAGGAGTTGTCCGATACTTGCTTTTGTGTAGTTAGTCCAATCCCACTAGCTTTCGCAGTGGGAAAAGTAGCAGCTTTCGTGTTATTACTTTATTGGTTTTATAATCAATACTTAACAATTAAACAGCAGGTCCTAGATAACGTTGCATTCTGaccaattttaaatattttttaccaCTGCAGTAAATCCTCCTGATTTTCTACCGTCTGTCGCTTTCGTTAGCGAGTAACCAACCAGATTCTAACCATCGTTGCAATGCAAAAATGCAATTATCCGAACCACCTGATTTCGATCAGACGGCCAACACAAGCCAACGAGGTATAACACGCATCAAATCAATCAAACTAAGACGACCTCATTCGCGAGCCAAAGATCCGGAAAAATCGGCACTGAGATCGAAAAAATGAAATAACAACTGAATCAACTTAAACGTAACCAATACGAATCGAATCCAGATTCAGcactgaagagaaaaaaaaaaaaaaagagagagaaaagaaaaagaaatatctaATTCCCAACTCTCCCAGGACCACGAAACCATTGAGGTCAAGATCTACAACTAAAAACTATGATCCAAGAAACCTTAAATCTATGAAAGGCGATCATTACCTTCTTCCTGAGGCCAGAAGTCCCAGGCTTCTGGCCCTCGAAAGGAGTCGTCTCCTTCCGAGTCACCGTAAACATCACCATTTTCTTCCCCCTTCCGCATCGAGATCGAAAGCGCGAGCACGAGGTGGGCTGCAGCGACGTTAAGGGGTGGTGTCGAGAAGCGAGCGTTATATGGGGGGCGGAGAGGCGGATGGCGTTCCCTCCGGTGGCCAGACGGATCAATTCCTGGGGGTTGGGACCCAGAGGAGAAGAGTGAGCCGAAACCGTCAATTACAGCTCATCTTGCGATGGGATCGATGCGCCTCGAAAATTGCATTCCTCTTCCAAATGCGATGTATAAGATTACCCGCCTGGTTCGCGAAAGCTGTTGGATTCTACTCCACATTCTGGAGCACTCATTTGCATCATGTGAAACGGACGGTATGAGTTGAAGTTGCGAACGAGCCTTTGTTTTCTCAGAAGCTTTCGAATGATAAAATGTGGGAAAGAAATATTTCGACAAAATGTCCAAAGTTGGCAGATATTGTCTAGGAATTATTTCCACATTTCATGGTTACTTGTCCTTTCCTGATTTAATTGATCAGAAGGAGCGAGCTATGAAAAGGCTCCATTAGCAGTAAATAGCTCTTTATTACATGAAACatattgatgtttttttttttttttttttttctatcttcatATATTGAAGAGCAGTCGAGCTAGACAAGTATATTCTTTTGTTGCGCATTTAGAATTTAGTACCAATACTAGATATTTGGATGAATCATCCTGATAACATTGCTAGTAATAGATTTTTGTCCTTTTAAGTGTTGTTGATTGCATAGCGTTTATGCAATTTGGATATTTGATAATAACTGATGGAACATTGTTGTGTTTTTGTATGTTCAAAAGTTTGCATTATCCTAGCATTCAAAGGAAATAATACAACCTAGAAATTTCCATCCATGTTCTTGGCATGATTTAAGATGCAAGTAAAGCCCAACCTTATTTTCTGAGGCCAATCTTCAAGTCAGCCCTGTTGAGAGGGTGATTTCCTCAGCCCAATAGCAATGGCCGCCCGGTCCTTATATCTCTCAAACAGTATGCTCTAATCTAGGGATGTAATTTGGCATTTATCCTTATTTTAGCTTGATCCACATCTTTTTTGTAACAATCTAGGACTTCATTCAAAAGagctaattggatttggatctcTTAATCTACCAGTGTacaatcaatatgggactaaacaCATGCTTGCACAGATTCTCACAATCTTACTCTAAACAAGAAGTCCAAGGCCATCTTCAAAGTACCGTAATGAATATCTTAGATTCAGATGAGGGGGAGATGGAATAAGAACTGAAGATAATATAGAGAATTTGTGAAAGAGAATTTATTCCCTAATTCATGTCTATGTCTAATAGAAGATTTTGATAACACCGAGTTCAACCAATATGTATCATGAGGCGGAGCGGCAGAAAACTAGATTGCAAACCATGCCTTGCGGCTAGAAGATACATGCT contains the following coding sequences:
- the LOC140856310 gene encoding uncharacterized protein, with protein sequence MDLDYFNAKKDECNAVNVVRKRIDPSGHRRERHPPLRPPYNARFSTPPLNVAAAHLVLALSISMRKGEENGDVYGDSEGDDSFRGPEAWDFWPQEEGSDHIREKDGIWTVLACFSILAFRNKDNLDGGKLVTVEDIVPQHWTTYGRHYYTRYDYESVDAGAAKELMAHLVNLRSSLPDVNRG